The Citrifermentans bemidjiense Bem genome window below encodes:
- a CDS encoding CAAX prenyl protease-related protein, translating to MTDPVYFPWLNMAIYRRTVPFAMFMAFVALEETFRYAIQQHWLDQPITALYYLYPIKTVAVALLLYKQSPFYHEIRIQDLGQLWRTVSVALIGLLTFAIWVSADWVVTLASPLSGFNPMLLPDEVVRVLMTAFRVVGAVLVVPIMEEVFWRSFLLRYLVDTDFESIPIGSFTWSSFLISTVLFGLEHHLIVAGMIASVFYSLIVYKTKSIAQCILAHAITNFALACFVLFTGKWHFW from the coding sequence ATGACCGATCCCGTGTATTTTCCATGGCTTAATATGGCCATCTATCGACGCACTGTCCCCTTCGCCATGTTCATGGCATTCGTTGCATTAGAGGAAACCTTCCGGTATGCCATACAGCAGCACTGGCTGGATCAACCTATCACTGCGTTGTACTACCTCTATCCGATAAAGACTGTTGCAGTAGCTTTGCTGCTATACAAGCAATCACCATTTTACCATGAAATACGCATCCAGGATCTTGGACAACTGTGGCGTACTGTTTCTGTCGCCCTAATCGGTCTTTTGACATTCGCAATTTGGGTTTCAGCAGATTGGGTCGTCACACTCGCGTCCCCTCTTAGCGGCTTCAATCCGATGCTGCTGCCAGACGAAGTGGTAAGGGTATTAATGACTGCCTTTCGGGTTGTCGGTGCCGTCCTCGTTGTGCCTATCATGGAGGAAGTATTCTGGAGATCCTTTCTGCTGCGCTATCTTGTGGATACGGACTTCGAATCGATCCCGATTGGCTCCTTCACCTGGAGTTCTTTCCTCATCTCTACAGTTTTGTTCGGCTTGGAACACCATCTTATCGTAGCCGGTATGATAGCCAGCGTCTTTTATAGCCTCATAGTGTACAAGACCAAAAGCATTGCGCAATGCATTCTGGCACACGCCATTACCAACTTTGCCCTCGCCTGCTTTGTGCTTTTCACCGGCAAATGGCACTTCTGGTAA
- a CDS encoding GSU3473 family protein produces the protein MLVQVNWTNNRYDYVNDYMLDSLIEAGVVARFLRSTGWVTVGVDPIRSPKQRNTYSGPERRIFGECSAK, from the coding sequence ATGCTTGTTCAAGTGAATTGGACAAACAACCGTTACGATTACGTGAATGACTATATGCTTGACAGTCTGATAGAGGCTGGAGTTGTCGCAAGATTTCTTCGCTCTACAGGTTGGGTCACCGTTGGCGTAGATCCCATCCGTTCTCCTAAGCAGCGTAACACGTATAGTGGTCCTGAGAGACGAATATTTGGTGAGTGTAGCGCCAAATAG
- a CDS encoding flagellin N-terminal helical domain-containing protein: protein MTVSDISLTAGMRTNLLYLQNTSQLLNRTQQRVSSGKQVNSALDNPTNYFAAKNATQRASDLSDRKDGMSEAVQTVNATNAGLTAITGLINAAKGVAQSALSTSDTITRAKLASQYDTIRSQIDNISSDSGYRGLNLLSSINTLTVNFNEDATSKLNVIGFLGNSIGLSLTAASGTWQANSNITTDMALMDTAISTLRSNTQTLAANLNIITTRQSFTDQMINTLQTGADNLTLADMNEEGANMLMLQTRQTLGTTSLSLSSQAAQSILKLF from the coding sequence ATGACAGTAAGTGATATTTCCTTGACCGCCGGGATGCGAACGAACCTTCTCTATTTGCAGAACACCAGCCAACTCCTTAATAGAACACAGCAGAGGGTGTCCTCGGGAAAACAGGTGAATAGCGCACTGGATAATCCGACCAACTACTTTGCAGCCAAGAATGCTACACAGCGCGCAAGCGACCTATCTGACCGAAAAGATGGCATGTCTGAGGCGGTGCAGACTGTGAACGCGACCAACGCAGGCCTCACCGCTATCACCGGACTGATCAACGCCGCCAAAGGTGTTGCGCAGTCTGCCCTTTCTACTAGTGATACGATCACTCGTGCTAAGCTTGCTTCACAATATGACACCATCCGCTCCCAGATTGATAACATATCCTCTGATTCTGGTTATCGCGGTCTCAACTTGTTGAGTAGTATCAATACGTTGACAGTTAATTTCAATGAAGATGCCACCTCCAAGCTCAATGTAATAGGGTTCTTGGGAAACTCCATCGGTCTGAGCCTTACTGCAGCGAGTGGTACCTGGCAAGCCAACTCGAACATTACAACGGATATGGCGCTCATGGATACAGCTATATCCACTCTGAGGAGCAACACCCAAACCTTGGCTGCAAACCTGAATATCATCACTACGCGTCAGAGCTTCACCGACCAAATGATCAATACTCTGCAAACAGGGGCCGACAATCTGACCTTGGCAGATATGAACGAAGAAGGCGCCAACATGCTGATGCTGCAGACGCGGCAGACATTAGGGACGACGTCACTGAGCCTGTCATCGCAGGCTGCTCAGTCAATACTAAAGTTGTTTTAG
- a CDS encoding M1 family metallopeptidase: MEPERHLVVGQSSIVFEHGAERVLIRLAETAQVESARAAGKEIPFSFARGTLVLELPQGENVTITVSYRAEFNDPVSRNPAAGEDPSYGVSAAITAEGTFLGGGSHWYPVPSQVPLCRKISITAPAGIEGITNGARILRETSAGVTKSVWQESRPVGVPSVSAGPYLIEERQAAGVTLYSYLYRDNANLAPRYLDAAAKYLSFYQGLFGPYPFEKFAIVENFFPTGYGFPSFTLLGGTVIRLPFIADTSLPHEIVHSWWGNGIDVDLSQGNWCEGLVTYLADYLLMERRSPAEALEYRKQLLIDYASLVTAENDFPLTSFVSRSDPASRAIGYGKGAMLFHMIRSQIGDDAFFNALRAIARDRVYGSASWNDLAAAFSRSAGRDLSPWLGEWLSRPGGPRFSLSQVEKKRQGDGWLVTGTVYQSSPPFDVRLPLTLETESGVIESVVPVRDQNSVRFAISTPVPPQRLLLDPEASIFRIISPSEIPATVNSIKGSTSLVGVITKNCKAPPELFKAMLDSLSQADARVLIESALDPAQAQSDDLVFCGMPQNLSLLQIPQQLNTAYKSTIAAAGDDSLLFVVLKHNPPGRGVIALFQPESRAAAEKYAAKITHYGKYGVLIFSAGSIRIKGTGIAAGEGRLIDFLN, translated from the coding sequence TTGGAGCCTGAACGTCACCTGGTGGTGGGGCAGAGCAGCATCGTATTTGAGCATGGTGCGGAGAGGGTCTTGATACGGCTGGCTGAGACTGCGCAGGTCGAGTCCGCTCGGGCTGCGGGCAAAGAGATTCCTTTTTCCTTCGCTAGGGGGACACTGGTCCTTGAACTGCCTCAAGGCGAAAACGTTACCATAACCGTCTCGTATCGGGCCGAATTCAACGACCCTGTCTCCCGGAATCCGGCGGCAGGTGAGGATCCAAGTTACGGCGTCAGCGCTGCGATCACAGCTGAGGGGACTTTTCTTGGTGGCGGCTCCCACTGGTACCCAGTCCCGTCACAGGTGCCTTTGTGTCGCAAAATCAGCATAACCGCCCCGGCGGGGATCGAGGGCATCACTAACGGGGCCAGGATACTCAGAGAAACATCTGCGGGAGTGACGAAGTCTGTGTGGCAGGAGTCGCGGCCGGTTGGGGTGCCATCGGTGAGTGCCGGGCCGTACCTGATTGAGGAGAGGCAGGCGGCGGGTGTCACGCTTTACAGTTATCTTTACCGGGACAATGCCAATTTGGCGCCTCGGTACTTGGACGCGGCTGCCAAGTACCTGTCTTTTTACCAGGGGCTCTTCGGTCCTTACCCCTTTGAAAAATTCGCAATTGTAGAAAACTTCTTTCCGACCGGTTATGGTTTCCCATCTTTTACGCTTCTTGGCGGAACAGTAATTAGGCTTCCCTTCATCGCCGACACCAGTCTTCCCCATGAGATCGTCCATTCTTGGTGGGGTAATGGGATAGACGTCGATCTGAGCCAGGGGAACTGGTGCGAAGGGCTCGTTACCTATCTAGCCGATTACCTGCTTATGGAACGCCGCTCACCAGCCGAGGCGCTGGAATACCGCAAACAGCTCCTGATAGACTATGCCTCGCTGGTAACTGCTGAAAACGACTTTCCACTCACCAGTTTTGTCAGCCGTAGTGATCCTGCCTCGCGTGCCATAGGGTACGGAAAGGGTGCAATGCTTTTTCACATGATCCGTTCCCAGATAGGGGATGACGCGTTCTTCAATGCCCTGCGGGCAATAGCTCGTGATCGCGTGTATGGTTCGGCTTCATGGAACGATCTTGCTGCGGCATTCTCGCGTAGCGCTGGCCGTGACCTCTCTCCTTGGCTGGGAGAGTGGTTGTCTCGTCCTGGCGGCCCGCGTTTTTCCTTGTCGCAGGTGGAGAAGAAACGCCAGGGGGATGGATGGTTGGTGACCGGTACGGTCTATCAGTCCTCCCCTCCATTCGATGTACGGTTGCCACTAACTCTAGAGACCGAGAGTGGAGTGATTGAGAGCGTGGTACCGGTGCGCGATCAAAATAGTGTTCGCTTCGCCATATCCACGCCTGTACCGCCGCAACGGCTCCTGCTTGATCCTGAAGCTTCCATCTTCCGAATTATTTCTCCTTCAGAAATCCCGGCTACTGTAAACAGCATCAAAGGGTCTACCTCACTTGTCGGTGTCATTACTAAGAATTGCAAGGCACCGCCAGAGTTATTTAAAGCCATGCTTGATTCCCTTTCCCAAGCTGACGCGCGTGTGCTGATCGAGTCAGCCTTGGATCCGGCCCAAGCTCAATCCGACGATCTGGTTTTTTGCGGGATGCCGCAAAACCTTTCTCTGCTGCAAATTCCGCAGCAGTTAAATACAGCCTATAAGTCAACCATTGCAGCCGCAGGCGACGATAGCCTACTTTTCGTGGTCCTCAAACATAATCCCCCTGGGAGAGGGGTTATCGCGTTGTTTCAACCGGAATCTAGGGCCGCAGCTGAAAAGTACGCTGCAAAAATAACGCATTATGGCAAATACGGTGTTCTGATCTTTTCTGCTGGTTCAATCAGAATCAAGGGAACCGGCATAGCAGCCGGAGAAGGGCGCTTGATAGATTTCTTAAATTGA
- a CDS encoding PEP-CTERM sorting domain-containing protein, which yields MKRMAAMLAGMMLILGIGTTAQALTLTVTSGTESKTITDGQVGDMSGITGKISFMDMVVGNYLVTVESAQGFSHPYASWPQALHLNAVFTSSTLGGSLTFTLTDSGLSLPSLRTDLSPNALVKYGIGGSIKAGDQITNTVTYSTDGTSTQQLPELSLINSGMSFQAEDSALLDLVNPFTLSEVVTIDFGRNRGTSSFDAGVDIIPTPEPATMVLFGAGLLSLAIYCKRRKNV from the coding sequence ATGAAACGCATGGCTGCAATGTTGGCAGGTATGATGCTGATCTTAGGCATCGGAACAACGGCACAAGCCCTCACTTTAACAGTTACAAGTGGAACAGAGTCCAAGACGATCACAGATGGACAAGTCGGCGACATGAGTGGCATAACTGGTAAGATTAGCTTTATGGACATGGTAGTAGGCAACTACCTAGTAACGGTCGAGTCCGCACAGGGATTTAGCCATCCATATGCCTCTTGGCCGCAAGCCCTTCACCTAAATGCTGTGTTCACATCTTCCACCCTCGGAGGGTCACTCACTTTCACGTTGACTGACTCTGGGTTATCTTTACCGAGCCTGAGGACAGACTTATCGCCCAACGCTCTCGTGAAGTATGGGATTGGTGGGTCCATCAAGGCTGGAGACCAAATTACCAACACAGTAACTTACAGTACCGATGGCACTAGCACGCAACAACTCCCGGAACTCTCCTTAATTAACTCAGGGATGTCCTTCCAAGCGGAGGACAGTGCGCTCTTGGATTTAGTCAACCCCTTCACCCTTAGCGAGGTTGTGACTATCGATTTCGGACGTAATCGGGGGACGTCTAGCTTCGATGCCGGAGTAGACATCATCCCCACTCCGGAACCTGCGACCATGGTACTTTTTGGGGCTGGCTTACTTAGCCTTGCTATCTATTGTAAACGCCGGAAAAACGTATAG